A genomic segment from Clostridium pasteurianum BC1 encodes:
- a CDS encoding glycosyltransferase, whose product MDGDKSISFIIVNYNGKDHLKECFSTLNKLNYPKDKLEFIMVDNGSKDGSVQFVKSKYKNVKIIKNSTNEGFAKPNNDAAKIAKGDYIALINNDMKVDSNWINDMLATLHQCKDDSYVCVGSKILNWDGSKLDFAGGGISFYGHGYQDDFAMDIEEANKKYNEDRDLMFACGGAMIIDRKIFLSIGGFDEDYFAYNEDVDLGWRLWLLGYKVRFCHESICYHKHNSTSKKLKKIKLDVISNRNTLFTIYKNYSEDNVYRILSASLLIKSYNTDIDTEDQFGENKDMKIQSEVMFEFTNKLSKMKLKREYIQKNRKITDGQFIDKFMNRAYDNQLLKFLYRNNLYNNTIENLITSLNVEKQFGKRKNNMLIISSDKIGNKMAGPGIRYSEIAKQLSAICSITLAAPNQCELNLKQYDINSVEFSINKTKDLVDAFRTTDIVLIQGVWLELIPELKQYCNDRIIIVDLYDPFTIENLEVHKAKDMDTRNLFNNSDLNALLNQIRLGDYFICANEKQKDFWIGMLSALNKVNPKEYDLSNKLNRLIGLVPFGISEIDPVHTRDALKEKIPGLKENDKVFIWGGGVWNWFDPLSLISAIGEISKTRDDIKLFFLGVKHPNPDVPEMEMLAKAFHLSEELGIRDKYVIFNMDWVDYNDRQNFLLESYAGVSCHFDNLETRFSFRTRILDYLWASLPIIATEGDYFSQEVSDKKLGIVVKFKDVESLKNALIKIADDKNFYDECKNNIKEYREQYKWNIVTKPLKDFCKDPIKKQSDIIIKSYSKIADINQIVKDDLVGPIYDFTRVGQKFKCRYPNLTKIQLMVGTYARQNDHKIFFKLYDTLTNGLIIEKKIDASLLVDNSWLDIEFEPILNSEGRQFYFYIKADENASEENSITVFRSTEVKDKGSMMIDGSPVEGSLTYRTECIFTDESIDEEKGIIISDNYSLPLDSDGKVSNKYNESLNLGNIKHMENSIRDMQEQVNNVSANVYKLNKWKKMIDARFNKLKRFNILGFIRNNSNK is encoded by the coding sequence ATGGACGGAGATAAATCAATTAGTTTTATTATAGTAAATTACAATGGTAAAGATCATTTGAAAGAGTGTTTTTCTACACTGAATAAACTTAATTACCCTAAAGATAAACTAGAATTTATTATGGTGGATAATGGCTCTAAAGATGGATCGGTACAATTTGTGAAAAGTAAGTATAAAAATGTAAAAATAATAAAAAATTCAACAAATGAAGGTTTTGCAAAACCCAATAATGATGCTGCTAAGATTGCTAAAGGGGATTATATAGCATTAATTAATAATGATATGAAAGTAGATTCCAATTGGATTAATGATATGTTAGCAACTTTGCATCAATGTAAAGATGATAGCTATGTTTGTGTAGGAAGTAAAATACTTAATTGGGACGGAAGTAAACTTGATTTTGCTGGTGGTGGAATAAGTTTTTATGGACATGGATATCAAGATGATTTTGCTATGGATATAGAAGAGGCTAATAAAAAGTATAATGAAGATAGAGATTTAATGTTTGCTTGTGGCGGAGCCATGATTATAGACAGGAAAATTTTTCTTTCTATCGGTGGATTTGATGAGGATTATTTTGCCTATAATGAAGATGTTGATTTAGGATGGAGACTATGGTTATTAGGATATAAAGTAAGATTTTGTCATGAATCTATCTGTTATCATAAACATAATAGTACATCAAAAAAATTAAAGAAAATTAAGCTTGATGTTATTTCAAATAGAAATACATTATTTACAATCTATAAAAACTATTCAGAAGATAATGTTTATAGAATTTTATCAGCTTCATTATTAATAAAGTCATATAATACTGATATAGATACAGAAGATCAATTTGGAGAAAATAAAGATATGAAAATTCAATCAGAAGTTATGTTTGAATTTACAAATAAATTATCTAAAATGAAGTTAAAAAGAGAGTATATACAAAAAAATAGAAAAATTACAGATGGACAATTTATAGATAAATTTATGAATCGTGCTTATGATAATCAATTGCTAAAGTTTTTATATAGAAACAATTTATATAATAATACCATAGAAAATTTAATTACTTCATTAAATGTGGAAAAACAGTTTGGTAAAAGAAAAAATAATATGCTTATAATTTCTAGTGATAAAATTGGAAATAAAATGGCTGGACCTGGAATAAGATATTCAGAAATTGCCAAGCAATTATCTGCTATATGTTCAATAACACTTGCAGCACCTAATCAATGTGAATTAAATTTAAAACAGTATGATATAAATTCAGTTGAGTTTAGTATTAACAAAACAAAAGATTTAGTGGATGCATTTAGAACAACTGATATAGTTTTGATTCAAGGTGTTTGGTTAGAACTTATACCAGAATTAAAGCAGTATTGTAATGATAGAATAATTATTGTAGATCTATATGATCCATTTACAATAGAAAATTTAGAAGTACATAAAGCAAAAGATATGGATACCAGAAATCTTTTTAATAATAGTGACTTAAATGCATTACTGAATCAAATTAGATTAGGTGATTATTTTATATGCGCAAATGAAAAGCAAAAAGACTTTTGGATTGGAATGCTCTCTGCATTAAATAAAGTTAATCCAAAAGAATATGATTTATCAAATAAATTAAATAGACTTATTGGTTTAGTACCATTTGGAATTAGTGAAATTGATCCTGTCCATACTAGAGATGCTTTAAAAGAAAAAATTCCCGGATTGAAAGAAAATGATAAAGTATTCATATGGGGGGGGGGAGTTTGGAATTGGTTTGATCCACTATCATTAATTAGTGCAATAGGAGAAATTAGTAAAACTAGAGATGATATTAAATTATTTTTCTTAGGAGTAAAACATCCAAATCCAGATGTTCCCGAGATGGAGATGCTTGCGAAGGCCTTTCACTTATCGGAAGAATTAGGAATAAGAGACAAGTATGTAATCTTTAATATGGATTGGGTAGACTACAATGATAGGCAAAACTTTTTGTTAGAATCATATGCTGGAGTAAGCTGTCACTTTGATAATTTAGAAACAAGATTTTCATTTAGAACAAGAATTTTGGATTATTTATGGGCTAGTCTTCCAATTATAGCCACTGAGGGTGATTATTTTTCCCAGGAAGTATCCGACAAAAAACTGGGTATAGTTGTAAAATTCAAGGATGTTGAAAGCCTAAAAAATGCACTTATAAAAATTGCCGATGACAAAAACTTCTATGATGAATGTAAGAACAATATAAAAGAATATAGAGAACAATATAAATGGAATATAGTTACAAAGCCTCTTAAAGATTTTTGTAAAGATCCTATTAAAAAACAATCAGATATTATAATTAAATCCTATAGTAAAATAGCTGATATTAATCAAATAGTAAAAGATGACTTAGTAGGCCCTATTTATGATTTTACAAGAGTTGGGCAGAAATTTAAATGTAGATATCCAAATTTAACAAAAATACAATTAATGGTGGGTACATATGCAAGACAAAACGATCATAAGATATTTTTTAAATTATATGATACTCTAACTAATGGTTTAATTATAGAGAAGAAAATTGATGCATCGTTACTTGTAGATAATTCATGGCTTGACATAGAATTTGAACCGATTTTAAATTCAGAAGGAAGACAGTTTTACTTTTATATTAAAGCAGATGAGAATGCCAGTGAAGAAAATTCAATAACGGTATTTAGAAGTACTGAAGTCAAAGATAAAGGCTCTATGATGATTGATGGTTCACCAGTAGAAGGAAGTTTAACATATAGGACAGAATGTATATTTACAGATGAATCAATTGATGAAGAAAAAGGAATTATTATTTCAGATAATTACAGCTTACCATTAGATTCAGATGGTAAAGTAAGCAATAAGTATAATGAAAGCTTAAATTTGGGTAATATTAAGCATATGGAAAATTCTATAAGAGATATGCAAGAGCAAGTTAATAATGTATCTGCTAATGTATATAAATTAAATAAGTGGAAAAAAATGATAGATGCCAGGTTTAATAAATTAAAAAGATTTAATATCTTGGGATTTATAAGAAATAATTCCAATAAATAA